In the genome of Candidatus Hydrogenedentota bacterium, the window GGGGTGCGGTTACGAAGATGTCCGGCAAGTGAACCCGGATATCATTTATGTTTCCATCACTGGTTTCGGCCAGTACGGCCCGTATTCTGACCGTGCCGGGTACGATCCCGGCATACAGGCAATGGCCGGACTCCTGTGGATGAATGCCTCCGACGATACCACAACGCCTGTTCGTGTTCCCGTGTATATTTGCGATGAGTTGACCGGTCTGCACGCCGCCATCGGTGCCCTGGCCGCGCTGCGCCACCGACATAATACAGGCGAAGGACAGCACCTCGACGTCTCGTTGCTCGATGCGACCATGGATTCGTGCACGGGGCTGCATGTTATGGCGGCGCACGGTCTTGCAACGCCGCGATATGGGAACATCGTCCCCTATGCGGCGCCTACGAATGTCTATGCATGCAAGGACGGGTATGTGTACGCCGGCGTCTTGCTCGATTCTCACTGGAAGATACTCGCCAAGGTGATGGGAAAGCCGGAGGCCGCGGACGATCCCAGGTACAGCAATCTCCTCTCGCGTTTGGGCCATCGGGACGATGTCGACATGATGCTGGCGGAATGGTGCGCCGAGCGGACCCGGGAAGAAATCATTCAGCAACTTATCGACAGCAAACTCCCCATCGCACCCGTGTTGACGCCCCAGGAGGCTTGCCTCGACCCGCACGTTCAGGCGCGCGGCACCATCGAGAGCGTGCATCAGCCCTCGGGCGGTGAGATAAAGGCGACCGCTTTGCCGGTCAAGTTCTCGCGAACGCCTGTACACCACCGCCAGGCGCCGCCGGCATTGGGTGCTCACACCGACGAAGTGTTAGATGCCGCCGGGTTCGGCGAAGCAGAGCGCGCCAAACTTCGTAAAGAGGGCGTGATCTGAGCAGGCATGCTCCAACGCCCGAAGGGTGAGAACCGCCTGCAACCCGGCGCGCCCCATGCCCGGTCAGGGCAGTCCTGCACTTGGGGAACTTGCGTTATCAGGCCGATTGGCGTATTCTGATTTAGTGG includes:
- a CDS encoding CaiB/BaiF CoA-transferase family protein — protein: MEIDNQEKEAFFKEARTDIRGPLEGIRVLEVATTIAGPRCGAIFAGYGADVIRVELARSPDVTRMIPPMLPDTDPPEGYQHAALHRDKRSITLDLRKPGAREVFLKLAETADVIVENFKKGALPSWGCGYEDVRQVNPDIIYVSITGFGQYGPYSDRAGYDPGIQAMAGLLWMNASDDTTTPVRVPVYICDELTGLHAAIGALAALRHRHNTGEGQHLDVSLLDATMDSCTGLHVMAAHGLATPRYGNIVPYAAPTNVYACKDGYVYAGVLLDSHWKILAKVMGKPEAADDPRYSNLLSRLGHRDDVDMMLAEWCAERTREEIIQQLIDSKLPIAPVLTPQEACLDPHVQARGTIESVHQPSGGEIKATALPVKFSRTPVHHRQAPPALGAHTDEVLDAAGFGEAERAKLRKEGVI